GTAAGTAGGCAAGAGCCGCTTGTGAAAAATCTGCTGTACCTGTTGCCGCTCTAGAAGGGCAGTGCTGTTAAATAACGGTTTGCCGCCTTCTTCCAGCGATCGCTCATTTAACTCCACCGTTCCGACTAAAGCCGCTAGTCCGGCAGGTAAGTCCTGGGCCAACTGCTGCAATACTCGCTGCATCGCTTCAATAAAGCTGGGATCGAGCAGCAGGTCGCGGGGTGGATAGCCGCACAAAGAGAGTTCTGGAGTCAGGAGTAAACGCGCCCCTTGAGCCGCTGCTTGTTGGGCTGCTGCCAGAATTCGCTGAGCGTTCCCAGTCAAATCGCCAATGGTGGGATTAAGTTGAGCGATCGCAATTTTCATCTACAGCTTGCTTAAATCTTTTGAGGCTTGGCTGTTTTCAGTTTAAAGGAGTTGTCAGATTAGTTCTGGTTTAGGTAAGCCGAATCGAGGTGTTGCCCAACCTCGACCCATCCACGCTACAGTTTTAATGGATTTGGTTTGGCTTGGCTTGTGTCTGAAGCAATAGGCAATGGAACTTAATCGTTTACTCTACGAGAAATCAGTCCCTGACAAAGGCCATTTGATTATTCCATTTGTCTTTGGCATGGCAGACACAACCTATATTTACTCCTACAGGCTTTTAGCAGAGGCAGGGCATAAAAGTGAGTGGCATCAAGCCGAAAATCCAGCGCAGATGTACTCTAGCTCCCTGAAGGAAATTATCTGTATTGCTCAGGAGCATTTAGCCCAAAACTCTTTCTGTGAGAGCAGCGCAGAGAGTTTCAAGCACCGATATACCTACTGTCATAACTTGATTGTTGTCTCAGAAATGGCAGGTAAATATTTCTACGATCACTATCCCCCTAGCCAACTCACTAACATCGCTGCCCCCAAAATCTTTGGGAGTGAAGCTGAGTGTATCAACTGGGTACAGCAAGGTTTAGATCACTCTCGCGCTAGCTCCAAAACAGAAAGCCGAACAGAAACTGTAGAGCCCGGTTTGTTGCCGCCCGACTAATGTTTTGATTGTGTTTTGGTTGCGCTGAATCTAAAGCAAGTTTAATGGATCGACATCGACGGTCATGCTGACGTTGGGTGGGCAGAGCGATCGCAGCTCATTCCAGTCGGGCAGTTCCACCGCTTGATCCAGCGGTAACTTGAGAAGAACTTGCCAACGATACCGCCGCGCGACTCGCAAGATACTGGCGGGAGCGGGACCCAACAATTCGTAGCCTGACTCCGCTTGTTGAGGCACCAGCACAGCGGCAATGCGTTTAGCAGTTTTCTGCACTGCTAACGGATCAGGACTACTAAACTTCAGCAGCACGAGGCGATTGTGGGGTGGGAACCGCAGGGTTTGGCGTTGCAGTAACTCAGCGGCTACAAACGGCTCATACTCGTGCCGTTGCACCGCTTCCACCACAAAATGTTCCGGCGAGTAAGTTTGAATAATCACTTGTCCCGGTTCATCCCCCCGCCCCGCTCGGCCTGCGACTTGAGTCAGCGTTTGAAAGGCCCGCTCACTAGCGCGGAAATCTGGCAGATGAAGCAACCCATCGGCTGCGATCACCCCAACCAGCGTCACTTGCGGCAGATCAATTCCCTTGGTGAGCATCTGCGTACCCACCAACAAATCTGCGTCGCCTTGAGCAAACTGCGTTAATAAAGCTCGGTGCGATCCTTTGGTGCGGGTGGTATCGCTATCAAACCGGAGGCAGCGCAAATCGGGCAGATGCTTCGCTAGTTCCTGGGTGACTCGTTGGGTGCCACTGCCAAAGAACTTTAGGTAAGGGGAGCCACACTCTGGGCATTGGGGCGGATGCAGAGTCGTGTGGTTGCAGTAATGACAACGCAGTAACTGAGTTGCCTCAGCATGAGTGTGATGGTAGGACAAGGAAACATCACAGTTGGGGCAATCTACCACGTAGCCGCAACTACGACAGGAAACAAAAGTGCTGTGTCCCCGGCGATGAATAAACAGAATGCCCTGCTGGCCTCGTTCTTGCAGCCGTTCTAGAGCCACCTGCAAAGCCCGACTGAAGATAGTGCGGTTCCCCTGCTGAAATTCCTGCCGCATATCCACCACTTCGATGGGTGGCAAAGGCCGCGATCGCACTCGACTAGGTAAAGCCAGATAATGCGATCCAGAGGAGTTAGCCTCTAGGCTGGCCTTGGCACTAACCCAGGTTTCGATCGCGGGTGTGGCAGAACCGAGAATCAAAGGACAATCGACTAACTCCGCTCGCCATTGCGCCACCGTGCGGGCATGGTAGCAGGGTGCAGGTTGGTCTTGCTTAAAACTGGAGTCGTGCTCCTCATCCAAAATAATCAGGCCAAGCTGAGGCAACGGCGCAAATACCGCCGATCGCGTCCCAATCACGACTTGTGGGCTACCGCTGAGCATTTGCCGCCAAGTGTCGTACCGCTCTCCCTCTGAGAGGGCACTGTGATACACACAAACCTTGCTGCCAAACCTAGCGCGAAAGCGATCAGTCAATTGTGGGGTTAAGCCAATTTCTGGCACCAGCACCAGCGCTGACTGACCGCGTTGTAGGACGGGTGCGATCGCCTGTAAATATACCTCTGTCTTGCCAGAACCCGTCACCCCATGCAACAAAACCTGAGCAAAGCCAGAGAGTGAAGTGATAGCCGCCAGGGCTTGAGCTTGATCGGGCGTGAGTTCTTTGGGTTGGTCAGGCGCGATCGCGACCCCTGCTTCGGCCCGCAAAATTTCACGCGGCTGAATGACAATGCAACCTTTTTTGGCTAGGGTTTGCACCGTACCCGAACTAGTCCGACAAAGTTGGAGCAGATCGCTGAGCCACAGATCTCCCCCTTCTCTCCGGAGGGTTTGAATGATTTCTTGTTGGCGTGGGCTCAGGCTTGCTTCTAGTTGGGTCGTAGCGACTAAAGTCACGGCTTGGCGTAGCTTGGGCTGCACTGCACTGGGAGGTTCCAAGTAGCTCTCTACCAAACCTTGTTTCAGCAGTTCTCTAAGTCCGCGAGCGGCCCCCGGAATCTTTTGTTGTAAGTACTGCCAAGTGTAACTACCTTGTTTTTGGGCTTGGAGCCTGCTTAAAACTTGTTGGGCAACTGGGCTTAATTCACTGAGATCAATTGGATCTAAACCTTTCAGCTCGATCAGGCGCACTCGTCGTTGCGATCGCCCCAACAAACCGGGGGGAAGTGCTACCCGAATCACCGCCATCAGGGAGGTGCAGTAGTATTCAGCCACTTGATTGAGCAAGGTCCAATAGGTAGCGGGAAAGAACCCAGTGCTGACGACCTCTTCTATCTCTCTAACCTGCGTCAGAGGTAAGTCTGGGGGAAGCTGAGCTAAAAGGTGAATTGCGATCGCTCCCACCTGCTGCGCCCCGAATGGCACCGTCAAGACATCCCCTGGCTGTACCGTTAACCCAGGCGGCAAAGCATAGGTAAACAGCCCTTGGGCTCCAGGGCAATCTACTAAAACCTCCACCCAAGACTGTGTAGTAGGGCCACAAGAGTAGCTAATTCCAGACTCAGCCAATACTGGAGTCGCAAGACCAAGACCGGAATCAGACATACCAAAACGCATCCAATGCTTAAAAACTTGAGGCGACCGTCAATTGGCCTTCCTCATTTTCGCCTAACTTGACCCGATCCAGAAATTCAGGGTGTTGAAGTTTCGTTTAAATTATCTTAAAAGAGCAAAATAGCAAGTTTTGCCCTAAAAACGGCAAGTCTAATTGCTGAGTTCGTATTAACCAGCCTCCACATAAAATTAATATTAAATAAGAAAAATTTTTAACTGTTCAGACTTCAATCTAAGGGGCAGAGGGCATTTCTCCCCAACGGTAGAGAAGGATGTTTTTGTCAATATGAGATCCTATTGTTAAAGAAAAGTTGATCAATCCAACTTTAAAACTAAAAAAGTTAAATGATTCTATTGCACCTACTGGGAGATTCTTTTAAGTGCTAGTACTTTTTCTAACTAGTTACTACGGATATGAGCACCTTTCTTGACAGAATGAGTTGCTTGAAGTGGTTGTGAGATAAGGGTGTAGGTCGATTCCCCCGTCGGCTTCAGAAGACCCAGGTTGACTTTTTAACACTCGCACTTGGGAAGCAGGCGCTAAAAAATAGTTTTTAGCCAGCTTTGTTCTCAAAGTATCTAATATTTCCGCTGGAGCAACTTACCCTCTGGTGATTTACGTAACCTATTTCAAAACCGGAATCAAATATCACTTATATGGTTGTCCTTGGATTCAGTCTGAGTGAATGAAGCGCTTTAGCCGCCTAAAAAGCTTAAATCTTAGCCCCCAAAAGAATACTGCTAAGCCAAGTGCCACCTTGTTATATGTATCCACCCAATAGCCTCTCTAACACAGACACCCAGTTAGATTTTGATATGCGCTTTTCTGAGTTTGACCCTAGCAATACCTTACAAATCGGAACAGAACCTGACTTCGTAAGTGTTACAACTTTTGAGGAGTCTCACCTAGCGGAAGGCGAAGCAGAGCCAAATGCTGCCGAACTAGCCACCCCTGATGCACTGGACTTGGGAGACACTAACCTCTTAGAGTTAGACGACCCAGACGCCACAGTCCAAATCGCTACTAGACTTTCGGGTTATAACAAAACTGTTTCGGATGATGCGGTCGGTGCCTTCTTCAAGGAGATGGCGCGCTACCCCCTACTCAAGGCAAACGAAGAAATTGAGTTGGCGCGTCGAGTGCAGTATCTAGTCGAAATTGATGAACTGCATGAGCGTTTGAAAGGCGAATTAGGTCGGAATCCAACCAAAGCGGACTTAGCAGCAGCTCTTGAATTAACCGAGCGACAGCTAGAACACCGTCTTTATCAGAGTCGAGTCGCCAAACGCAAGATGATCCGCTCCAACTTGCGCCTAGTGGTTTCGATCGCCAAACGATACTTGAACCGGGGCGTGCCTTTCCTGGATTTGATTCAAGAAGGGGCTTTGGGTCTTAACCGCGCCACTGAGAAGTTTGATCCCGACAAAGGCTACAAGTTTTCTACTTACGCTTACTGGTGGATTCGCCAGGGGATTACTCGGACGATTGCCAATGATGCCCGGACGATTCGTCTGCCGGTGCATGTGGTGGAAAAGCTGAATAAGCTGAAAAAAGTCCACCGCGATCTAAAGCGAGAACTAGGTCGTAACCCTAGCGAGGAAGAAGTAGCAGAAGCTCTGGAAGTTTCGCCTAGACAGTTACGTGAACTGCAACAGGTGCGTCGGCGATCGCTCTCCCTCAACCACCGCGTCGGTAAAGGGGAAGACACTGAGCTGATGGATTTGCTGGAAGATGGCAACACCCAATCACCAGAAGCTCAAATCAGCGAAGTGATGATGAGCCAAGATATCTGGGAAGTGTTGGCTGATGTGCTGACCCAGCGAGAGAAGGATATTATCTCTCTACGCTACGGCTTGGCGACTGGAGAACCTTGCACCTTGGAAGAAGTGGGCGGGTTGTTTAACCTCTCGCGGGAACGGGTGCGCCAGATTCAAAGTAAAGCCATGCGAAAACTGCGCCGTCCCCAAGTAGCGGCTCGGTTGAAAGGCTGGTTGAAATAAGACCTAACCCCTAGCCCCTTCCCTGCCTAGCTTGCTTCCCCGTAGGGGTGGGAAGGGGAACAAGAATAAGATTCAACTAGCTACGGTAGGCTAAAGCGAGGGCTTTTTAGTACTGGCTAATTTGCCCTTGAGCTGTCTACCGTTTTGAATCTTTATGACCCTGTCTGCTTCTTCCTGTGTGGTGCGTCCTGCGATCGCCGCTGATGTCCCCACGATTTTTGCCTTGATTCAAGCCTTGGCGGAGTACGAAAAGTTGTCGCATGAGGTGGTGGGTAGCCCAGAAGCGCTAGAGTCGCATTTGTTTGGCGACCGCCCTTATGCCGAAGCGATTGTGGCGGAAGTGACAGGTCAAGGTGTGGGGTTCGCGCTGTTTTTTTACAACTATTCTACCTTTCTGACCCAACCAGGACTCTATCTAGAAGACTTGTTTGTGCTGCCAGAGTACCGAGGGCAGGGGATCGGCAAAGCACTGCTAACGTACCTAGCTCAGTTGGCAGTTACTCGAAACTGTGGGCGTTTAGAGTGGAGCGTTTTGGATTGGAATGCTCCGGCGATCGCGTTTTATGAGCGCATGAGAGCCGATGTCTTACCCGATTGGCGCACTTGTCGAGTTACAGGGCAGTCTTTAGCGAATTTGGCCGCGATCGCTCCTGCTACAACTCAACCCAGTTAGGCCCAAAATTTTGGGGACATACCAATGCAGGTACCAAGGGAATTGTTAAAAAGGATACGGTTTTTCTTGCTCTGAGCCATCCTATCCTGTAGAAATTTCTTTTAGATAGAATAGTAAACCCAAAGCTTGGAGACACAACCCTATGAAAATTTGGGTAAACGAACAAATCGATCCCTCTGGTATCCTCTACTCTTGCATTGCCTCTTGCAGCGAAGATCATGCAAAAGATTGCCACGAATCGTTTGAAAGCAACCTCACTGAAAACCAGAAAAAAGCAGGTTGGGTGGCTACCATGCGAACCGTTAACTCCTGGGACGAAGTGCCTGCTAGCGCTCTGAAGCTGAACTAGTTCTCTGCGGGGTTTGAAGATGTTTTCCACCAGAACGACTCTGGCTCTACAATCTAGAAAAATTCTTCATCCCCGAACCCACCATGACTTACTGTCTGGGAATCCTGACTAAATTTGGTTTGGTCATGGCTGCGGACTCGCGCACCAATGCTGGCGTTGACTATATCTCTACTTACCAAAAGCTGTTTGACTTGTCTCAGCCGGGAGAGCGGATTCTGTTGCTCTGTACCTCCGGGAATCTCTCGGTGACGCAAGGCGCTTTAACCCTGCTGCGGCAAGACCTCCAGTCTGGGGCGGAAGTGAATCTGCATAACTTGCCCAACTTCTATGAGATTGCCCGTTACATTGGCGAAAAACTGCGTCAAATTCAGGAGCAAGACCGCTCTTGGTTGCAGCAAGATGGCATTGATGCTACCTGTACTGTGATTCTTGGTGGCCAAATTAAAGGGCACGAACCAGAGCTGTATATGATTTACAGCCAGGGCAACTGCATCCATGCCACTAAAGACACCCCATTCCTGCAAATTGGCGAAACCAAATATGGCAAGCCGATTCTCGATCGCACCCTGACCTTTGACACGCCTCTAGAATCAGCGGCTAAATGTGCCTTGTTGTCGATTGATTCCACCATGAAATCTAACATCTCGGTGGGGCCGCCGATTAGTTTGATCATGTACGAAACCAACACATTCAAGATTAAGCATGAACTGCGGCTCCGGATTGGCGCACCTTACTTGGCTCAAATTCGCAGACATTGGGAAGCCTGCCTGCGCGATGCTTTTAACTGCATGCCAGAGATTGAGTGGGAGCACGCTCTGCAAGACTCAAACGAAGACATTCCTATTGATTAGAAACGATTAAGCGTTCGTGGCAAATTGGGACATGCCAAAATCTGTGCGGGCTTGAATCGACAAGTGGTATTTCAGGCTAGATTGCACTGCACCCGCTCGGTTCAACGTGCCAGAAATGGGGGCTGCGTAACTGGGAGCGGCACTCGCTACCAAGGCAATGTGATGATCCGCTACCGCTAAGCCTTGTGTGGGATCGTAGCCGCGCCAGCCTGCTCCAGGGAGATACACTTCGGCCCAGGCATGGAGATGTCGCTCTGTAGCTTGGCGATCGCCCGCCTCATAACCACTGACAAATCGTGCTGCTAATCCGATCGCTCGACAAGCTTCCATAAACAACACGGTCAAATCACGACAGGAGCCTAAGCGTTGCGCCCACGTGATCCCCGGCGCTAGAGGTTCACCAAATTCTCGGATCGTATGTTTACAGGTTTGGTGGATGCGCTGGCTCAGCTCGGAGAGAAACGCGATCGCATCTCCCCCAGTGGCTTGATGGATCTCCTGGGCCAATTTCACGGCGACGGGATCAAGGCTAGTGGAGTAATGCAGCGTTTGCCCACTTAGGTAAGGTTTGAGCTGTGTATGTAGGGAGGCAGGATAATCAATTGGCAACTTCAGCGCCCAAGCCTCCATCAAATAGTCGAAGGGGTTGATGCGGAGGGTTTCGACTTGCGACAACACCTGAACTTGCAAGCGATCGGTTAACTCTTGCTGAAACCACAGCTTAATCACCGCATTGCCATCTAAATC
This region of Trichocoleus desertorum NBK24 genomic DNA includes:
- a CDS encoding proteasome-type protease; translation: MTYCLGILTKFGLVMAADSRTNAGVDYISTYQKLFDLSQPGERILLLCTSGNLSVTQGALTLLRQDLQSGAEVNLHNLPNFYEIARYIGEKLRQIQEQDRSWLQQDGIDATCTVILGGQIKGHEPELYMIYSQGNCIHATKDTPFLQIGETKYGKPILDRTLTFDTPLESAAKCALLSIDSTMKSNISVGPPISLIMYETNTFKIKHELRLRIGAPYLAQIRRHWEACLRDAFNCMPEIEWEHALQDSNEDIPID
- a CDS encoding GNAT family N-acetyltransferase — translated: MTLSASSCVVRPAIAADVPTIFALIQALAEYEKLSHEVVGSPEALESHLFGDRPYAEAIVAEVTGQGVGFALFFYNYSTFLTQPGLYLEDLFVLPEYRGQGIGKALLTYLAQLAVTRNCGRLEWSVLDWNAPAIAFYERMRADVLPDWRTCRVTGQSLANLAAIAPATTQPS
- a CDS encoding glycogen debranching protein; its protein translation is MKIWVNEQIDPSGILYSCIASCSEDHAKDCHESFESNLTENQKKAGWVATMRTVNSWDEVPASALKLN
- the priA gene encoding primosomal protein N', whose product is MSDSGLGLATPVLAESGISYSCGPTTQSWVEVLVDCPGAQGLFTYALPPGLTVQPGDVLTVPFGAQQVGAIAIHLLAQLPPDLPLTQVREIEEVVSTGFFPATYWTLLNQVAEYYCTSLMAVIRVALPPGLLGRSQRRVRLIELKGLDPIDLSELSPVAQQVLSRLQAQKQGSYTWQYLQQKIPGAARGLRELLKQGLVESYLEPPSAVQPKLRQAVTLVATTQLEASLSPRQQEIIQTLRREGGDLWLSDLLQLCRTSSGTVQTLAKKGCIVIQPREILRAEAGVAIAPDQPKELTPDQAQALAAITSLSGFAQVLLHGVTGSGKTEVYLQAIAPVLQRGQSALVLVPEIGLTPQLTDRFRARFGSKVCVYHSALSEGERYDTWRQMLSGSPQVVIGTRSAVFAPLPQLGLIILDEEHDSSFKQDQPAPCYHARTVAQWRAELVDCPLILGSATPAIETWVSAKASLEANSSGSHYLALPSRVRSRPLPPIEVVDMRQEFQQGNRTIFSRALQVALERLQERGQQGILFIHRRGHSTFVSCRSCGYVVDCPNCDVSLSYHHTHAEATQLLRCHYCNHTTLHPPQCPECGSPYLKFFGSGTQRVTQELAKHLPDLRCLRFDSDTTRTKGSHRALLTQFAQGDADLLVGTQMLTKGIDLPQVTLVGVIAADGLLHLPDFRASERAFQTLTQVAGRAGRGDEPGQVIIQTYSPEHFVVEAVQRHEYEPFVAAELLQRQTLRFPPHNRLVLLKFSSPDPLAVQKTAKRIAAVLVPQQAESGYELLGPAPASILRVARRYRWQVLLKLPLDQAVELPDWNELRSLCPPNVSMTVDVDPLNLL
- a CDS encoding RNA polymerase sigma factor, RpoD/SigA family, whose protein sequence is MYPPNSLSNTDTQLDFDMRFSEFDPSNTLQIGTEPDFVSVTTFEESHLAEGEAEPNAAELATPDALDLGDTNLLELDDPDATVQIATRLSGYNKTVSDDAVGAFFKEMARYPLLKANEEIELARRVQYLVEIDELHERLKGELGRNPTKADLAAALELTERQLEHRLYQSRVAKRKMIRSNLRLVVSIAKRYLNRGVPFLDLIQEGALGLNRATEKFDPDKGYKFSTYAYWWIRQGITRTIANDARTIRLPVHVVEKLNKLKKVHRDLKRELGRNPSEEEVAEALEVSPRQLRELQQVRRRSLSLNHRVGKGEDTELMDLLEDGNTQSPEAQISEVMMSQDIWEVLADVLTQREKDIISLRYGLATGEPCTLEEVGGLFNLSRERVRQIQSKAMRKLRRPQVAARLKGWLK
- a CDS encoding transglutaminase family protein, with protein sequence MHYQIAHTTTYSYSQPVTLAPHLVRLRPRCDASQSLQSFSLVVDPKPLGISQITDLDGNAVIKLWFQQELTDRLQVQVLSQVETLRINPFDYLMEAWALKLPIDYPASLHTQLKPYLSGQTLHYSTSLDPVAVKLAQEIHQATGGDAIAFLSELSQRIHQTCKHTIREFGEPLAPGITWAQRLGSCRDLTVLFMEACRAIGLAARFVSGYEAGDRQATERHLHAWAEVYLPGAGWRGYDPTQGLAVADHHIALVASAAPSYAAPISGTLNRAGAVQSSLKYHLSIQARTDFGMSQFATNA